The proteins below are encoded in one region of Myxocyprinus asiaticus isolate MX2 ecotype Aquarium Trade chromosome 13, UBuf_Myxa_2, whole genome shotgun sequence:
- the LOC127449878 gene encoding riboflavin-binding protein-like isoform X1, translated as MSVQFIPERITAQTLTATSGLHEYQVLDGLEKTIISYLRRFGTRCLLLLFGLAHFTSLLAAAVMSHEGACLQGGKHKATPSPEPYLKECSLYSENSCCSELDIQDLSGSVSGVENSFWDKCGLLSPICESFLKRVVCFYRCSPDAARWPHPHHDSSLKAVPLCHSFCRDWYEACKTDMTCARDWTTDPRGQNCTGSCVPYQQMYQHGRDLCESLWSDAFMTIEDDPGEEDGVEGHSCGCLTLSPSDLDVIAALRVQENDPEELDTTKSGLRQYRAPCPPTQPQTRSATAPPQARRSNDNTVLRKRSVLASDTEGSGSGF; from the exons ATGAGCGTGCAGTTCATACCAGAGAGAATCACAGCACAGACGCTCACAGCCACTTCTGGACTTCACGAATATCAGGTACTGGATGGACTcgaaaaaacaattatttcatatttaagaAGATTTGGCACAAGGTGCTTATTGT TACTGTTTGGCCTCGCCCACTTCACGAGTCTATTGGCTGCTGCGGTGATGAGTCATGAGGGGGCGTGTCTGCAGGGCGGGAAACACAAGGCCACGCCCAGTCCAGAGCCCTATCTGAAGGAGTGTTCCCTCTACAGTGAGA atTCATGTTGTTCAGAGCTTGATATCCAGGATCTTTCTGGTTCTGTGTCTGGTGTGGAGAACTCTTTTTGGGATAAGTGTGGTCTTCTGAGCCCTAT cTGCGAGTCTTTCCTGAAGCGAGTTGTTTGTTTTTATCGCTGTTCGCCTGATGCTGCTCGTTGGCCACACCCACATCATGACTCCTCCCTGAAGGCGGTACCTCTGTGCCACAGCTTCTGTAGAGACTG GTATGAGGCCTGTAAAACAGACATGACGTGTGCTCGAGACTGGACCACTGACCCACGAGGACAGAACTGCACCGGTAGCTGTGTGCCATATCAACAG ATGTATCAGCACGGACGAGATCTCTGTGAGAGTCTTTGGAGCGACGCTTTCATGACCATTGAAGATGACCCCGGGGAGGAAGATGGAGTCGAAGGTCATAGCTGTGGCTGTCTGACCCTTAGCCCCTCAGATCTGGATGTAATCGCAGCCCTGAGGGTTCAGGAGAATGACCCAGAAGAACTGGACACCACTAAGAGCGGACTGCGGCAGTACCGAGCTCCCTGCCCCCCCACGCAGCCTCAGACACGCAGTGCAACAGCGCCACCACAGGCCCGGAGGAGCAATGACAACACAGTGCTGCGGAAACGCTCTGTACTGGCCAGTGATACGGAGGGCAGCGGGAGTGGCTTCTAG
- the LOC127449858 gene encoding nuclear factor 7, brain-like isoform X1: protein MASLSVEDLSCPVCCEIYKDPVVLSCSHSVCKECLQQFWKTKRTQECPICRRRSSRDEPPRNLVLKNLCDSFLKERSGCEEICSLHREKLKLFCLDDKQPVCLVCRDSQKHTNHKFLPICEVLPSYKEELNTALKSLQEKLKHTEYIKEEFDKAVQHIKTQVEHTERQIKEEFKKLHEFLRDEEEATITALREEEEQKSQMMKEKLEEMNTHISALSHTIKDMKEMMKANDDVSFLKVTVKLSSLISALIDHLRRSSSVFCLLQNFKVTMERAQRSQPDPQMTSGAFIHVPHYLGNLTFRVWKKMQDIVHKTPVILDPNTAHPFLILSDDLTSVRCSEDRQPIPDNPERFDGYFCVLGSEGFNSGTHCWDVEVKDNEDWIIGVTTASNQRKEFDFYNTDVWSVGYNVSVSSVFPVIQYLERVRVHLDYDGGKVSFSDPVTNTHIHTFTHTFTHTLLPFFRSVYEASPLRILPVQLIVTENHSSD from the exons ATGGCTTCACTATCTGTGGAAGATCTTTCTTGTCCCGTGTGCTGTGAAATCTACAAGGATCCTGTTGTTCTGTCGTGTAGTCACAGTGTGTGTAAAGAGTGTCTTCAACAGTTCTGGAAAACCAAGAGAACTCAGGAGTGTCCCATCTGCAGAAGAAGATCTTCAAGAGATGAACCTCCTCGTAATCTGGTGTTGAAGAATTTATGTGATTCATTCCTAAAGGAGAGATCAGGATGTGAGGAGATCTGCAGTTTACACAGAGAGAAACTCAAACTCTTCTGTTTGGACGATAAACAGCCTGTGTGTTTAGTGTGCAGAGATTCACAAAAACATACCAACCACAAATTTCTCCCCATCTGTGAAGTTCTTCCATCTTACAag GAGGAACTCAATACAGCACTGAAGTCTTTACAAGAGAAACTGAAACACACTGAATACATTAAGGAAGAGTTTGATAAAGCAGTTCAACACATCAAG ACTCAAGTTGAGCACACAGAGCGTCAGATTAAAGAGGAGTTTAAGAAGCTTCATGAGTTTCTCCGAGATGAAGAAGAAGCTACAATCACTGCactgagagaggaagaggagcagaAGAGTCAGATGATGAAGGAGAAGCTTGAGGAGATGAACACACACATCTCAGCTCTTTCACACACAATCAAAGACATGAAGGAAATGATGAAAGCCAATGATGATGTGTCATTTCTAAAGGTGACAGTCAAACTCTCATCATTGATTTCTGCTCTTATTGATCATTTGAGGAGATCATCAAgtgttttttgtcttttgcagAACTTTAAAGTGACAATGGAAAG AGCCCAGAGATCACAGCCGGATCCACAGATGACTTCTGGAGCTTTCATTCATGTGCCACATTACTTGGGCAACCTGACATTCAGAGTCTGGAAGAAGATGCAAGACATTGTCCACAAGA CTCCTGTGATTCTGGATCCAAACACTGCACATCCATTTCTGATCCTTTCTGATGATCTGACCAGTGTGAGATGCAGTGAGGACAGACAACCAATTCCTGATAATCCAGAGAGATTTGACGGCTATTTCTGTGTTCTGGGTTCAGAGGGTTTTAATTCAGGAACACACTGCTGGGATGTGGAGGTTAAAGACAATGAAGACTGGATTATTGGAGTAACTACAGCATCAAATCAGAGGAAGGAATTTGATTTCTACAACACTGATGTCTGGAGTGTGGGGTACAATGTGTCTGTATCATCTGTCTTTCCTGTCATACAGTATCTTGAGCGTGTGAGAGTTCATCTGGATTATGACGGAGGAAAAGTGTCATTCTCTGATCCTGTAactaacacacatatacacacattcacacacacattcacacacacactcttgccaTTCTTTCGTAGTGTTTATGAAGCTTCCCCTCTGAGGATTTTACCAGTTCAGCTGATTGTGACAGAAAATCACAGTTCTGACTGA
- the LOC127449878 gene encoding riboflavin-binding protein-like isoform X3 produces the protein MRVSTVLFGLAHFTSLLAAAVMSHEGACLQGGKHKATPSPEPYLKECSLYSENSCCSELDIQDLSGSVSGVENSFWDKCGLLSPICESFLKRVVCFYRCSPDAARWPHPHHDSSLKAVPLCHSFCRDWYEACKTDMTCARDWTTDPRGQNCTGSCVPYQQMYQHGRDLCESLWSDAFMTIEDDPGEEDGVEGHSCGCLTLSPSDLDVIAALRVQENDPEELDTTKSGLRQYRAPCPPTQPQTRSATAPPQARRSNDNTVLRKRSVLASDTEGSGSGF, from the exons ATGCGTGTCTCAACAGTACTGTTTGGCCTCGCCCACTTCACGAGTCTATTGGCTGCTGCGGTGATGAGTCATGAGGGGGCGTGTCTGCAGGGCGGGAAACACAAGGCCACGCCCAGTCCAGAGCCCTATCTGAAGGAGTGTTCCCTCTACAGTGAGA atTCATGTTGTTCAGAGCTTGATATCCAGGATCTTTCTGGTTCTGTGTCTGGTGTGGAGAACTCTTTTTGGGATAAGTGTGGTCTTCTGAGCCCTAT cTGCGAGTCTTTCCTGAAGCGAGTTGTTTGTTTTTATCGCTGTTCGCCTGATGCTGCTCGTTGGCCACACCCACATCATGACTCCTCCCTGAAGGCGGTACCTCTGTGCCACAGCTTCTGTAGAGACTG GTATGAGGCCTGTAAAACAGACATGACGTGTGCTCGAGACTGGACCACTGACCCACGAGGACAGAACTGCACCGGTAGCTGTGTGCCATATCAACAG ATGTATCAGCACGGACGAGATCTCTGTGAGAGTCTTTGGAGCGACGCTTTCATGACCATTGAAGATGACCCCGGGGAGGAAGATGGAGTCGAAGGTCATAGCTGTGGCTGTCTGACCCTTAGCCCCTCAGATCTGGATGTAATCGCAGCCCTGAGGGTTCAGGAGAATGACCCAGAAGAACTGGACACCACTAAGAGCGGACTGCGGCAGTACCGAGCTCCCTGCCCCCCCACGCAGCCTCAGACACGCAGTGCAACAGCGCCACCACAGGCCCGGAGGAGCAATGACAACACAGTGCTGCGGAAACGCTCTGTACTGGCCAGTGATACGGAGGGCAGCGGGAGTGGCTTCTAG
- the LOC127449883 gene encoding transcription factor JunB-like — translation MSAKMEQPFYHDDSFLLGYGHTDATLHDYKLQKHGMHLDLSEPYRNLKSDLYQTGPADVGSLKLASPELERLIIQNSNGVLTTPTPGQYLYGRGITDEQEGFAEGFVKALDDLHKMNQMPPPNVSIGAGGVTTCSTTAPVFGSSLQSEPPIYTTLNAYCPAPCHPSATINYLPPHIQQNQHPENTHAFQLSGVHPQRFVALKEEPQTVPDMHSSDGSPPMSPIDMDNQERIKAERKRLRNRLAATKCRKRKLERIARLEDKVKVLKSDNAGLSNTASVLREQVAQLKQKALRHMNSGCQLMLTSKLEAF, via the coding sequence ATGAGTGCAAAAATGGAGCAACCCTTTTATCACGACGACTCGTTTCTGTTGGGTTACGGACACACCGACGCCACACTACACGACTATAAACTCCAGAAGCATGGCATGCACTTGGATCTGTCCGAGCCTTATCGGAACCTCAAATCGGACCTGTATCAGACCGGTCCCGCTGATGTCGGGTCTCTCAAACTCGCCTCGCCAGAGCTGGAGAGGCTCATCATCCAGAACAGCAACGGGGTCCTGACGACGCCCACCCCGGGTCAGTACCTCTACGGCCGGGGTATCACCGACGAGCAGGAGGGCTTCGCGGAGGGCTTCGTCAAGGCTCTGGATGACCTGCACAAGATGAACCAGATGCCCCCGCCCAACGTGTCGATTGGAGCCGGTGGCGTGACGACGTGCTCGACGACTGCGCCTGTTTTCGGCTCCTCCCTGCAGTCTGAGCCTCCCATTTACACGACGCTAAACGCATACTGCCCAGCGCCGTGCCACCCGTCCGCTACCATCAACTATCTCCCGCCCCACATCCAGCAGAACCAACACCCGGAAAATACGCACGCGTTCCAGCTCTCCGGCGTGCACCCGCAGCGCTTCGTGGCGTTGAAAGAGGAGCCCCAAACCGTTCCGGACATGCACAGCAGCGACGGATCGCCACCCATGTCTCCAATCGACATGGACAACCAAGAGCGCATCAAGGCGGAACGCAAGCGGCTCCGAAATCGTCTTGCGGCAACCAAATGCCGCAAGCGCAAACTGGAACGCATCGCGCGCCTGGAGGACAAAGTGAAAGTTCTCAAGTCGGACAACGCCGGACTGTCCAACACCGCGTCGGTACTACGGGAACAGGTGGCCCAGCTTAAACAGAAGGCCTTAAGACACATGAACAGCGGCTGTCAGCTCATGTTGACCAGTAAACTCGAGGCGTTTTGA
- the LOC127449858 gene encoding nuclear factor 7, brain-like isoform X2 — MASLSVEDLSCPVCCEIYKDPVVLSCSHSVCKECLQQFWKTKRTQECPICRRRSSRDEPPRNLVLKNLCDSFLKERSGCEEICSLHREKLKLFCLDDKQPVCLVCRDSQKHTNHKFLPICEVLPSYKEELNTALKSLQEKLKHTEYIKEEFDKAVQHIKTQVEHTERQIKEEFKKLHEFLRDEEEATITALREEEEQKSQMMKEKLEEMNTHISALSHTIKDMKEMMKANDDVSFLKNFKVTMERAQRSQPDPQMTSGAFIHVPHYLGNLTFRVWKKMQDIVHKTPVILDPNTAHPFLILSDDLTSVRCSEDRQPIPDNPERFDGYFCVLGSEGFNSGTHCWDVEVKDNEDWIIGVTTASNQRKEFDFYNTDVWSVGYNVSVSSVFPVIQYLERVRVHLDYDGGKVSFSDPVTNTHIHTFTHTFTHTLLPFFRSVYEASPLRILPVQLIVTENHSSD, encoded by the exons ATGGCTTCACTATCTGTGGAAGATCTTTCTTGTCCCGTGTGCTGTGAAATCTACAAGGATCCTGTTGTTCTGTCGTGTAGTCACAGTGTGTGTAAAGAGTGTCTTCAACAGTTCTGGAAAACCAAGAGAACTCAGGAGTGTCCCATCTGCAGAAGAAGATCTTCAAGAGATGAACCTCCTCGTAATCTGGTGTTGAAGAATTTATGTGATTCATTCCTAAAGGAGAGATCAGGATGTGAGGAGATCTGCAGTTTACACAGAGAGAAACTCAAACTCTTCTGTTTGGACGATAAACAGCCTGTGTGTTTAGTGTGCAGAGATTCACAAAAACATACCAACCACAAATTTCTCCCCATCTGTGAAGTTCTTCCATCTTACAag GAGGAACTCAATACAGCACTGAAGTCTTTACAAGAGAAACTGAAACACACTGAATACATTAAGGAAGAGTTTGATAAAGCAGTTCAACACATCAAG ACTCAAGTTGAGCACACAGAGCGTCAGATTAAAGAGGAGTTTAAGAAGCTTCATGAGTTTCTCCGAGATGAAGAAGAAGCTACAATCACTGCactgagagaggaagaggagcagaAGAGTCAGATGATGAAGGAGAAGCTTGAGGAGATGAACACACACATCTCAGCTCTTTCACACACAATCAAAGACATGAAGGAAATGATGAAAGCCAATGATGATGTGTCATTTCTAAAG AACTTTAAAGTGACAATGGAAAG AGCCCAGAGATCACAGCCGGATCCACAGATGACTTCTGGAGCTTTCATTCATGTGCCACATTACTTGGGCAACCTGACATTCAGAGTCTGGAAGAAGATGCAAGACATTGTCCACAAGA CTCCTGTGATTCTGGATCCAAACACTGCACATCCATTTCTGATCCTTTCTGATGATCTGACCAGTGTGAGATGCAGTGAGGACAGACAACCAATTCCTGATAATCCAGAGAGATTTGACGGCTATTTCTGTGTTCTGGGTTCAGAGGGTTTTAATTCAGGAACACACTGCTGGGATGTGGAGGTTAAAGACAATGAAGACTGGATTATTGGAGTAACTACAGCATCAAATCAGAGGAAGGAATTTGATTTCTACAACACTGATGTCTGGAGTGTGGGGTACAATGTGTCTGTATCATCTGTCTTTCCTGTCATACAGTATCTTGAGCGTGTGAGAGTTCATCTGGATTATGACGGAGGAAAAGTGTCATTCTCTGATCCTGTAactaacacacatatacacacattcacacacacattcacacacacactcttgccaTTCTTTCGTAGTGTTTATGAAGCTTCCCCTCTGAGGATTTTACCAGTTCAGCTGATTGTGACAGAAAATCACAGTTCTGACTGA
- the LOC127449878 gene encoding riboflavin-binding protein-like isoform X2, producing the protein MSVQFIPERITAQTLTATSGLHEYQLKKLWVNMRVSTVLFGLAHFTSLLAAAVMSHEGACLQGGKHKATPSPEPYLKECSLYSENSCCSELDIQDLSGSVSGVENSFWDKCGLLSPICESFLKRVVCFYRCSPDAARWPHPHHDSSLKAVPLCHSFCRDWYEACKTDMTCARDWTTDPRGQNCTGSCVPYQQMYQHGRDLCESLWSDAFMTIEDDPGEEDGVEGHSCGCLTLSPSDLDVIAALRVQENDPEELDTTKSGLRQYRAPCPPTQPQTRSATAPPQARRSNDNTVLRKRSVLASDTEGSGSGF; encoded by the exons ATGAGCGTGCAGTTCATACCAGAGAGAATCACAGCACAGACGCTCACAGCCACTTCTGGACTTCACGAATATCAG TTGAAAAAACTGTGGGTGAATATGCGTGTCTCAACAGTACTGTTTGGCCTCGCCCACTTCACGAGTCTATTGGCTGCTGCGGTGATGAGTCATGAGGGGGCGTGTCTGCAGGGCGGGAAACACAAGGCCACGCCCAGTCCAGAGCCCTATCTGAAGGAGTGTTCCCTCTACAGTGAGA atTCATGTTGTTCAGAGCTTGATATCCAGGATCTTTCTGGTTCTGTGTCTGGTGTGGAGAACTCTTTTTGGGATAAGTGTGGTCTTCTGAGCCCTAT cTGCGAGTCTTTCCTGAAGCGAGTTGTTTGTTTTTATCGCTGTTCGCCTGATGCTGCTCGTTGGCCACACCCACATCATGACTCCTCCCTGAAGGCGGTACCTCTGTGCCACAGCTTCTGTAGAGACTG GTATGAGGCCTGTAAAACAGACATGACGTGTGCTCGAGACTGGACCACTGACCCACGAGGACAGAACTGCACCGGTAGCTGTGTGCCATATCAACAG ATGTATCAGCACGGACGAGATCTCTGTGAGAGTCTTTGGAGCGACGCTTTCATGACCATTGAAGATGACCCCGGGGAGGAAGATGGAGTCGAAGGTCATAGCTGTGGCTGTCTGACCCTTAGCCCCTCAGATCTGGATGTAATCGCAGCCCTGAGGGTTCAGGAGAATGACCCAGAAGAACTGGACACCACTAAGAGCGGACTGCGGCAGTACCGAGCTCCCTGCCCCCCCACGCAGCCTCAGACACGCAGTGCAACAGCGCCACCACAGGCCCGGAGGAGCAATGACAACACAGTGCTGCGGAAACGCTCTGTACTGGCCAGTGATACGGAGGGCAGCGGGAGTGGCTTCTAG
- the LOC127449878 gene encoding riboflavin-binding protein-like isoform X4 encodes MSHEGACLQGGKHKATPSPEPYLKECSLYSENSCCSELDIQDLSGSVSGVENSFWDKCGLLSPICESFLKRVVCFYRCSPDAARWPHPHHDSSLKAVPLCHSFCRDWYEACKTDMTCARDWTTDPRGQNCTGSCVPYQQMYQHGRDLCESLWSDAFMTIEDDPGEEDGVEGHSCGCLTLSPSDLDVIAALRVQENDPEELDTTKSGLRQYRAPCPPTQPQTRSATAPPQARRSNDNTVLRKRSVLASDTEGSGSGF; translated from the exons ATGAGTCATGAGGGGGCGTGTCTGCAGGGCGGGAAACACAAGGCCACGCCCAGTCCAGAGCCCTATCTGAAGGAGTGTTCCCTCTACAGTGAGA atTCATGTTGTTCAGAGCTTGATATCCAGGATCTTTCTGGTTCTGTGTCTGGTGTGGAGAACTCTTTTTGGGATAAGTGTGGTCTTCTGAGCCCTAT cTGCGAGTCTTTCCTGAAGCGAGTTGTTTGTTTTTATCGCTGTTCGCCTGATGCTGCTCGTTGGCCACACCCACATCATGACTCCTCCCTGAAGGCGGTACCTCTGTGCCACAGCTTCTGTAGAGACTG GTATGAGGCCTGTAAAACAGACATGACGTGTGCTCGAGACTGGACCACTGACCCACGAGGACAGAACTGCACCGGTAGCTGTGTGCCATATCAACAG ATGTATCAGCACGGACGAGATCTCTGTGAGAGTCTTTGGAGCGACGCTTTCATGACCATTGAAGATGACCCCGGGGAGGAAGATGGAGTCGAAGGTCATAGCTGTGGCTGTCTGACCCTTAGCCCCTCAGATCTGGATGTAATCGCAGCCCTGAGGGTTCAGGAGAATGACCCAGAAGAACTGGACACCACTAAGAGCGGACTGCGGCAGTACCGAGCTCCCTGCCCCCCCACGCAGCCTCAGACACGCAGTGCAACAGCGCCACCACAGGCCCGGAGGAGCAATGACAACACAGTGCTGCGGAAACGCTCTGTACTGGCCAGTGATACGGAGGGCAGCGGGAGTGGCTTCTAG